A region of Bifidobacterium adolescentis ATCC 15703 DNA encodes the following proteins:
- a CDS encoding shikimate dehydrogenase family protein has product MTEVDHRCAVLGKPIAHSLSPVLHNAAYRALGLDSWSYGRHEVGETELEDFLESLDSIWAGLSLTMPLKKTIQPYGVPCNAWAKELKVANTAVFDWSGANDKNAAIPAIRLYNTDVKGIELAFEHSYRARGMRMDSGQDGEAVIIGNGNTATSALAACTEMPHIGHVTVVARHPDKNEALEPLAESHMGVGSISIVAMDHAVNLLSHADVVINTIPGLAADPIAEAFASAGIVTNGTLLDVVYDPRPTKLMQAWRSCGGTAIGGEEMLLYQAMIQVWLMTGIWDNDPPTEPTSHQKVEALEHAMRSALKEAL; this is encoded by the coding sequence ATGACCGAGGTGGACCATCGGTGCGCGGTCCTTGGCAAACCCATCGCGCATTCGCTTTCCCCTGTATTGCATAATGCGGCCTATCGAGCTCTAGGACTTGACAGCTGGTCGTATGGCAGGCACGAGGTCGGCGAGACGGAGCTTGAGGATTTTTTGGAGTCGCTTGATTCCATCTGGGCGGGACTGAGCCTGACCATGCCGTTGAAGAAGACCATCCAGCCATATGGCGTGCCATGCAACGCGTGGGCGAAAGAGCTGAAGGTGGCCAACACCGCCGTCTTCGACTGGTCTGGCGCGAACGATAAGAACGCCGCCATCCCTGCGATCAGGCTCTACAACACGGATGTGAAGGGAATTGAGCTCGCCTTCGAGCACTCGTATCGGGCACGTGGCATGCGGATGGATTCTGGACAAGACGGCGAGGCGGTGATCATCGGCAATGGCAACACCGCCACCTCGGCTTTGGCGGCCTGCACCGAGATGCCCCACATTGGACATGTCACCGTCGTGGCACGCCATCCCGATAAGAACGAGGCGCTTGAACCATTGGCGGAAAGCCATATGGGCGTCGGCTCCATAAGCATCGTCGCCATGGACCATGCGGTGAATCTGCTGTCCCATGCGGACGTCGTCATCAACACCATCCCCGGCCTTGCCGCCGATCCGATCGCCGAGGCGTTTGCCTCAGCCGGCATAGTCACGAACGGCACGCTACTCGACGTGGTCTATGATCCCCGCCCGACCAAGCTCATGCAGGCCTGGAGGTCATGCGGCGGCACCGCCATCGGCGGCGAGGAGATGCTGCTGTACCAAGCCATGATTCAAGTCTGGCTGATGACCGGCATATGGGACAACGATCCGCCGACCGAGCCCACCAGCCATCAGAAAGTCGAAGCATTGGAGCATGCCATGCGCTCCGCGCTTAAGGAGGCCCTGTGA
- the rapZ gene encoding RNase adapter RapZ, giving the protein MNEKNNAVNQAGRHTSAPSPAAGFEVLLITGMSGAGRSHAANSIEDMGWYVVDNMPPKLLVPLVDMMTSSGSNIHKLAAVIDVRSRDYFDDLSAVLSHLDDLGVKTRILFLDASNEVLIKRYESVRRPHPLQQGNRLIDGILEERDLLKNLKEHADIVIDTSALSIHQLSTKLYEGLLGSGPTTVSVHIFSFGFKYGIPIDADFVADVRFLPNPFWVPELRSLTGKDKPVSDYVLSSEGAEEFLDAYEKAIAIAIEGYAQEDKHYVTIAFGCTGGQHRSVAMSEALAKRLRARGLTVSVSARELDKRSAD; this is encoded by the coding sequence ATGAACGAAAAGAACAACGCCGTCAACCAGGCAGGCAGGCATACGAGCGCGCCTTCTCCGGCCGCAGGCTTCGAAGTGCTGCTCATCACCGGCATGAGCGGCGCGGGCCGGTCCCACGCGGCCAACAGCATCGAGGACATGGGCTGGTATGTGGTCGACAACATGCCGCCGAAACTGCTTGTCCCGCTGGTGGACATGATGACCAGCTCCGGTTCGAACATCCACAAACTCGCCGCGGTCATCGACGTGAGGTCACGTGACTATTTCGACGACCTGTCCGCCGTGCTGAGCCATCTGGACGATCTTGGGGTGAAGACCCGCATCCTGTTCCTCGACGCCAGCAACGAGGTGCTCATCAAGCGCTACGAATCCGTGCGCAGGCCCCATCCGCTGCAGCAGGGCAATCGTCTGATCGACGGCATCCTTGAGGAACGCGACCTGCTGAAGAACCTCAAAGAGCACGCCGACATCGTCATCGACACCTCGGCATTGAGCATCCATCAGCTGTCCACGAAACTGTACGAGGGTCTGCTTGGTTCCGGACCGACCACGGTTTCCGTGCATATCTTCAGTTTCGGATTCAAATACGGCATTCCGATAGACGCCGATTTCGTGGCGGACGTCCGGTTCCTTCCCAACCCGTTCTGGGTGCCGGAGCTTCGTTCGCTGACGGGCAAGGACAAACCGGTCAGCGACTACGTGCTCTCCAGCGAGGGCGCGGAGGAGTTCCTTGACGCCTACGAGAAAGCCATCGCCATCGCCATCGAAGGTTATGCGCAGGAAGACAAGCACTATGTGACCATCGCGTTCGGATGCACCGGCGGCCAGCACCGTTCCGTGGCCATGAGCGAGGCCTTGGCCAAGCGCCTGCGTGCGCGTGGTCTCACGGTCTCCGTATCGGCCCGCGAGCTGGACAAGCGTTCGGCCGATTGA
- the uvrA gene encoding excinuclease ABC subunit UvrA: protein MTTKRNNTTHNEVVVEHVLTSDAFLTREIKKAPMKTTGDSLIADLTHLPNDLKITIQGAREHNLKNVDLEFPRNRMVVFTGLSGSGKSSLAFDTLFAEGQRRYVESLSAYARQFLGQMDKPDVDFIEGLSPAVSIDQKTTNRNPRSTVGTITEIYDYLRLLFARTGIPHCPECGALVSAQTPQQMVDTLLKYPERTRFQILAPVVRGRKGEFEDLLELLRGDGYARALIDGEMRQLSDDIKLAKQKKHTIEVVVDRLVVKDGIRQRLTDSIETALKLSKGVVVADFVDLDEKDPDRRKPFSEKRACPNGHQLELDEIEPRTFSFNAPYGACPECTGIGYKLEIDPELVIPDPDKTLNENAIEPWGMTKGTGEYYRHVLEGLGDEMGFDLDTPWKDLPKDARDAIMYGRDFKVQVSYRNRWGRMREYSTGFEGVVRTLMRRHDETDSDQMKQYYESYMREVPCQACHGRRLRPEVLAVTVDDESIADVCDMSAERSLAWINGLELEGSAAQIAGEVVKEIRARLGFLNDVGLNYLTLSRAAKTLSGGEAQRIRLATQIGSGLVGVMYVLDEPSIGLHQRDNERLIGTLHHLRDLGNTLIVVEHDEDTIRNADWVIDIGPGAGEHGGEVVYSGPARKITEAPRSITGDYIAGRRKIEVPAARRKTHKTKQLRVVGARENNLKNLNVNFPLGVFTCVTGVSGSGKSTLVNQILYPVLADKLNGARIVPGKHTRVEGVDQCDKVIHVDQNPIGRTPRSNPATYTGVWDKIRTLFAKTPEAQVRGYGPGRFSFNVKGGRCEACHGDGTLKIEMNFLPDVYVDCEECHGQRYNRETLEVKYNGKSVADVLNMPIEEAAQFFKAYPSISRYLDTLVQVGLGYIRLGQPAPTLSGGESQRVKLATELQRRSTGKTVYILDEPTTGLHFEDVRKLLLVLQGLVDKGNTVIVIEHNLDVVKSADWIIDLGPEGGDGGGTIVTEGTPEQVAQCEQSWTGKFLRDML, encoded by the coding sequence ATGACAACCAAACGCAACAACACGACACACAACGAAGTCGTGGTCGAACACGTACTCACCAGCGACGCATTCCTCACACGCGAAATCAAAAAAGCCCCCATGAAAACAACAGGCGACTCACTCATAGCAGACCTCACACACCTACCCAACGACCTCAAAATCACCATCCAAGGCGCTCGCGAGCACAATCTCAAGAACGTGGACTTGGAGTTTCCTCGCAACCGCATGGTGGTGTTCACCGGCCTGTCGGGTTCGGGCAAATCCTCGTTGGCGTTCGATACGCTGTTCGCCGAGGGCCAGCGCAGGTATGTCGAATCGCTGTCGGCGTACGCGCGCCAGTTTCTGGGGCAGATGGACAAGCCGGACGTCGACTTCATCGAGGGGCTGAGCCCCGCGGTTTCGATCGACCAGAAGACCACGAACCGCAATCCGCGTTCGACGGTCGGCACAATCACCGAGATCTATGATTATCTGCGACTGCTGTTCGCCCGCACCGGCATTCCGCATTGTCCGGAATGCGGCGCCCTGGTAAGCGCGCAAACACCGCAGCAGATGGTGGACACGTTGCTGAAGTATCCGGAACGCACGCGTTTCCAGATTCTCGCGCCGGTCGTGCGCGGCCGCAAGGGCGAATTCGAGGATCTGCTCGAACTGCTGCGTGGCGATGGTTACGCGCGTGCGCTGATCGACGGTGAGATGCGGCAATTGTCCGATGACATCAAGCTCGCCAAGCAGAAGAAGCACACCATCGAAGTGGTGGTGGATCGTCTGGTGGTCAAGGACGGTATCCGCCAGCGTCTGACCGATTCCATCGAAACGGCGTTGAAGCTTTCCAAAGGCGTGGTCGTCGCCGATTTCGTCGATTTGGACGAGAAGGATCCGGACCGTCGCAAGCCGTTCTCCGAGAAACGCGCCTGCCCGAACGGCCATCAGCTGGAACTCGACGAGATCGAACCGCGCACCTTCTCCTTCAACGCGCCGTATGGCGCCTGCCCTGAATGCACGGGTATCGGATACAAGCTGGAAATCGACCCCGAACTGGTCATTCCCGATCCGGACAAGACGCTGAACGAGAACGCCATCGAACCGTGGGGCATGACCAAAGGCACCGGCGAATACTACCGCCATGTGCTTGAGGGACTCGGCGATGAGATGGGCTTCGACCTGGACACGCCTTGGAAGGATCTGCCCAAGGACGCGCGCGACGCCATCATGTATGGCCGCGATTTCAAGGTGCAGGTCTCGTACCGCAACCGTTGGGGTCGCATGCGCGAGTATTCCACCGGTTTCGAAGGCGTGGTGCGCACGTTGATGCGCCGGCATGACGAAACCGATTCCGACCAGATGAAGCAGTATTACGAGTCGTACATGCGCGAGGTGCCATGCCAGGCGTGCCATGGGCGGCGTCTGCGTCCGGAAGTGCTTGCCGTCACCGTGGACGACGAGTCCATCGCGGACGTGTGCGACATGTCCGCCGAACGGAGCCTCGCATGGATCAACGGCCTAGAACTCGAAGGCTCGGCCGCGCAGATAGCCGGCGAAGTCGTCAAGGAGATCCGCGCACGCCTCGGCTTCCTCAACGATGTCGGCCTGAACTATCTGACGTTGTCGCGTGCGGCGAAGACCCTGTCGGGCGGCGAGGCGCAGCGCATCCGACTGGCCACCCAGATCGGCTCCGGCCTGGTGGGCGTCATGTATGTGCTGGACGAACCATCCATCGGCCTGCATCAGCGTGACAACGAACGGCTGATCGGTACATTGCATCATTTGCGCGACCTCGGCAACACGCTGATCGTCGTCGAACATGACGAGGACACCATCAGAAACGCGGACTGGGTCATCGACATCGGTCCGGGCGCCGGCGAACATGGCGGCGAGGTCGTGTATTCCGGCCCCGCCAGAAAAATCACCGAAGCGCCACGCTCCATCACCGGCGACTACATCGCCGGCCGACGGAAGATCGAAGTGCCCGCCGCACGCCGCAAGACGCATAAGACCAAGCAGCTGCGCGTGGTCGGAGCCCGCGAGAACAACCTCAAGAACCTGAACGTCAATTTCCCGCTGGGCGTGTTCACCTGCGTGACGGGCGTGTCCGGTTCCGGCAAATCCACGCTGGTCAACCAGATCCTTTATCCGGTGCTTGCGGACAAGCTGAACGGCGCGCGCATCGTGCCCGGCAAGCACACGCGCGTGGAAGGCGTGGACCAGTGCGACAAGGTGATCCACGTCGACCAGAATCCGATCGGCCGCACTCCGCGTTCCAATCCCGCCACCTATACGGGAGTATGGGACAAAATCCGCACGCTGTTCGCCAAGACGCCCGAAGCGCAGGTGCGCGGCTATGGTCCCGGACGGTTCTCGTTCAACGTCAAGGGAGGCCGCTGCGAGGCATGCCACGGCGACGGCACGTTGAAAATCGAAATGAACTTCCTGCCGGACGTGTACGTGGACTGCGAGGAATGCCACGGCCAGCGCTACAACCGCGAGACTCTCGAAGTGAAGTACAACGGCAAATCGGTCGCCGACGTGCTGAACATGCCCATCGAGGAGGCCGCGCAGTTCTTCAAGGCGTACCCGTCCATCTCGCGTTACCTGGACACCCTGGTGCAGGTCGGTCTCGGCTATATCCGGCTCGGCCAGCCGGCGCCGACGCTGTCCGGCGGCGAATCGCAGCGCGTGAAACTCGCGACGGAACTCCAACGGCGTTCCACCGGCAAAACCGTGTACATCCTCGACGAGCCGACCACCGGCCTGCATTTCGAGGACGTACGCAAACTGCTGCTCGTATTGCAGGGATTGGTGGACAAGGGCAACACCGTCATCGTCATCGAGCACAATCTCGACGTGGTCAAATCCGCGGATTGGATCATCGATCTGGGGCCGGAAGGCGGTGACGGCGGCGGCACCATCGTCACCGAAGGCACGCCGGAGCAGGTCGCGCAATGCGAACAGTCGTGGACGGGCAAGTTCCTTAGGGATATGCTGTGA
- a CDS encoding phosphoglycerate kinase, translating to MKTLKDLGDLKGKRVLVRADFNVPLDGTTITDDGRIKAALPTIKALREQGAKVILMAHLGRPKGKVVPELSLAPVAARLGELLGITVPLAADTYGEDAQAKVAAMSDGDVVLLQNVRFNPEETSKDPEERAAYAKKIAALGEVFVSDGFGVVHRAQGSNYDVAADLPAAAGLLVEKEVKALSRATVNPERPLTVVLGGSKVSDKLGVIDNLLDKANRLVIGGGMAYTFLKAKGYEVGTSLLEEDQIETVKGYMERAEKNGVELVLPTDVVINPVFPKSDEDIAPEVVAADAIPADKMGLDIGPESQKLFHDKIVDSKTVVWNGPMGVFEVPTFAEGTKAVAQALVDATAAGAFTIVGGGDSASAVRNLGFPEDGFSHISTGGGASLEFLEGKELPGLKVLD from the coding sequence ATGAAGACACTCAAGGATCTTGGAGATCTCAAGGGCAAGCGCGTTCTGGTTCGCGCCGATTTCAACGTTCCGCTGGACGGCACCACGATCACCGATGATGGTCGCATCAAGGCCGCCCTGCCTACCATCAAGGCTCTGCGCGAACAGGGTGCGAAGGTCATTCTGATGGCTCATCTCGGCCGTCCGAAGGGCAAGGTCGTTCCGGAACTGTCCCTGGCTCCGGTCGCCGCCCGTCTCGGCGAGCTGCTCGGCATCACCGTTCCGCTGGCCGCAGATACCTACGGTGAGGACGCGCAGGCCAAGGTCGCCGCGATGAGCGATGGTGATGTCGTGCTGCTGCAGAACGTCCGTTTCAATCCGGAAGAGACCAGCAAGGATCCGGAGGAGCGTGCCGCATACGCCAAGAAGATCGCCGCCCTCGGCGAAGTCTTCGTGTCCGACGGCTTCGGTGTCGTGCACCGCGCACAGGGCTCCAACTACGACGTCGCCGCCGATCTGCCGGCCGCCGCTGGCCTGCTGGTCGAGAAGGAAGTCAAGGCACTGTCCCGCGCCACCGTGAACCCGGAGCGTCCGCTGACCGTCGTGCTCGGCGGCTCCAAGGTCTCCGACAAGCTCGGCGTGATCGACAACCTGCTGGACAAGGCCAACCGTCTGGTCATCGGCGGTGGCATGGCGTACACCTTCCTCAAGGCCAAGGGCTACGAGGTCGGCACCTCCCTGCTGGAAGAGGACCAGATCGAAACCGTCAAGGGCTACATGGAGCGCGCCGAGAAGAACGGCGTCGAACTCGTGCTGCCGACCGATGTCGTCATCAACCCGGTCTTCCCGAAATCCGATGAGGACATCGCTCCGGAAGTCGTGGCCGCCGACGCCATTCCGGCCGACAAGATGGGTCTGGACATCGGTCCGGAATCCCAGAAGCTCTTCCACGACAAGATCGTCGATTCCAAGACCGTCGTGTGGAACGGCCCGATGGGCGTGTTCGAGGTCCCGACCTTCGCTGAAGGCACCAAGGCCGTGGCCCAGGCTCTCGTCGATGCCACTGCTGCCGGCGCATTCACCATCGTCGGTGGTGGCGATTCCGCTTCCGCAGTGCGCAACCTCGGCTTCCCGGAGGATGGCTTCTCGCACATCTCCACCGGTGGCGGCGCCTCCCTCGAGTTCCTCGAGGGCAAGGAACTGCCGGGCCTGAAGGTGCTCGACTGA
- a CDS encoding DUF3322 domain-containing protein, whose translation MAAARNTTSETDIRRKLDEYVDAHLTRHMYDTDESWPLRKTIRLPKQAELEQHYNQIRAQNETIRDWARQHHCETSEKTKIVSSGLIQQKARSSTP comes from the coding sequence ATGGCAGCGGCCAGAAACACCACAAGCGAAACGGACATCCGCCGGAAACTCGACGAATACGTCGACGCCCACCTCACCAGGCACATGTACGACACCGACGAATCTTGGCCGCTGCGCAAAACCATCCGACTGCCCAAACAAGCCGAACTAGAGCAGCACTACAACCAAATCCGCGCCCAAAACGAAACCATCCGCGACTGGGCGCGGCAACACCACTGCGAAACCAGCGAAAAAACCAAAATCGTCTCCAGCGGACTCATCCAACAAAAAGCCCGCTCATCGACTCCGTGA
- a CDS encoding DUF3322 and DUF2220 domain-containing protein produces the protein MTIPDLDTALRIATKQTRERYLREHDRMSALAKEFGLEPENAMNVAKTLKDHDDTDFHLVIQAAHYFANHDCHTMTPRMAPIPGFSAKWLGTPNSQRRKAICQLTGQDNLTFQERPNELRLRLMDAEHHDQPDLIVTQPWVRSQPTDIEHAIIIENKDTYQAMPTVEHAICILGNGYAATSHITTLLPWLTTIPNIIYWGDMDANGLDILSKLRATGIPCTSILMDTTAYRTYEQYGTQLDAKNKPLTTQTPQPTPGLTTEERKLYETLCTGTDIQYLRIEQERIPIRDATTILHDQHHWPIDIPGNDIPNNNTK, from the coding sequence GTGACCATACCCGACCTCGACACCGCCCTCCGCATCGCCACCAAACAAACCCGCGAACGCTACCTACGCGAACACGACCGCATGAGCGCGCTCGCCAAAGAATTCGGCCTCGAACCGGAGAACGCCATGAACGTCGCCAAAACCCTCAAAGACCACGACGACACCGACTTCCACCTCGTCATCCAAGCCGCCCACTACTTCGCAAACCACGACTGCCACACCATGACCCCACGCATGGCGCCCATCCCAGGATTCAGCGCCAAATGGCTCGGCACACCCAACTCCCAACGCCGCAAAGCGATATGCCAGCTCACCGGACAAGACAACCTCACCTTCCAGGAACGCCCGAACGAACTCCGACTACGCCTCATGGACGCCGAACACCACGACCAACCCGACCTCATCGTCACCCAACCATGGGTCCGCAGCCAGCCAACCGACATCGAACACGCCATCATCATCGAAAACAAAGACACCTACCAGGCCATGCCCACCGTCGAACACGCCATCTGCATCCTCGGCAACGGATACGCCGCAACATCACACATCACAACACTCCTGCCATGGCTCACCACCATCCCCAACATCATCTACTGGGGCGACATGGACGCCAACGGACTCGACATCCTCTCCAAACTACGCGCCACCGGCATCCCATGCACATCCATACTGATGGACACCACCGCATACCGGACATACGAACAATACGGCACCCAACTCGACGCCAAAAACAAACCCCTCACCACACAAACCCCACAACCCACACCCGGACTCACCACCGAAGAACGCAAACTCTACGAAACACTCTGCACAGGAACAGACATCCAATACCTACGCATCGAACAGGAACGCATCCCCATACGCGACGCCACAACCATCCTGCACGACCAACACCACTGGCCAATCGACATACCCGGCAACGACATACCAAACAACAACACCAAATAG
- the uvrC gene encoding excinuclease ABC subunit UvrC, whose product MTDFERHSPDVWRKTADALRETAVSDAGTQSDGRGVNKNGAPLLGDTRDLFRPKTSDIPAQPGVYKWRDGEGRVIYVGKAKNLRNRLTNYFQPLYQLHPRTQTMVLTARSLEWTVVGTELESLTLEYTWIKEFDPRFNVVFRDDKTYPYLAISSGERIPRVWVTRSRKRRDTRYFGPYAKVWDLRHSLDALLKTFPVRTCSKNVFHKAQLTGRPCLLASIGKCSAPCVNRIGADEHRRMCEQLVGVMTGRIGKSYIAQLTRDMKQASAELEFEKAARLRDQIQMLGTVVQQNAVVFDSDVDADVFGIASDELEASVHAFFVRSGLIRGERNWSVERVEDVSDAELIADLITQVYSETTGESAAVSDSTVVTEQRNAIGSTQTVTATDAIARAQATKERNERQEQTGRADLLAPIAPVPREVIVPIEPSRSAGLEQWLSGLRGAAVTIRVASRGDKKQLMDRANDNAKQALARSKMSRISDMGARSDAMNDVTKALGLEQAPLRIECYDISNTVGGAFQVASMVVFEDAIAKKSEYRRFAIRGADGQGALDDLSALYETLTRRFRHGNIAGDSGESMDNERRMATQNDRSDGTNGPETDAVQQNTNRRHFAYKPNLVVVDGGKPQVMAAAKALADCGVDDVAVCGLAKRLEEVWVPDDDYPIILKRQSEGMYLLQRVRDESHRFAITYHRQTRRKGALRSALDDIPGIGEAYQKRLLNHFGSVRAMREASVEDFEQVKGIGHAKAENIYQALHSSVDIASKAEDALRTVKSDGNSPKDEKK is encoded by the coding sequence GTGACTGATTTCGAACGACACAGTCCGGACGTGTGGCGCAAAACGGCGGATGCGTTACGGGAAACCGCAGTATCGGACGCCGGCACCCAATCCGACGGCAGGGGAGTGAACAAGAACGGCGCGCCCCTGTTGGGGGATACTCGCGACCTGTTCCGTCCGAAAACCTCCGACATTCCCGCGCAGCCGGGCGTATACAAGTGGCGTGACGGCGAGGGGCGCGTCATCTACGTTGGCAAGGCCAAGAACCTGCGCAACCGGCTGACGAACTACTTCCAGCCGCTCTACCAGCTGCATCCACGCACCCAGACCATGGTGTTGACGGCTCGCAGCCTCGAATGGACGGTAGTGGGTACGGAACTGGAGTCGCTCACACTCGAATACACGTGGATCAAGGAGTTCGACCCACGATTCAACGTGGTGTTCCGCGATGACAAGACCTACCCGTATCTGGCCATCTCATCAGGCGAACGCATCCCACGCGTATGGGTGACTCGCAGCCGCAAACGTCGCGATACCAGATATTTCGGCCCGTACGCCAAGGTATGGGATCTTCGGCACAGCCTCGACGCGTTGCTGAAGACGTTTCCCGTGCGCACATGCTCGAAGAACGTGTTCCACAAGGCGCAGTTGACGGGCCGTCCATGCCTGTTGGCATCGATCGGCAAATGCTCCGCTCCATGCGTGAACCGTATCGGCGCTGACGAGCATCGCAGGATGTGCGAGCAGCTTGTCGGCGTGATGACCGGCCGAATCGGCAAATCGTATATCGCCCAACTGACCCGCGACATGAAGCAGGCGAGCGCCGAACTGGAATTCGAGAAGGCGGCCCGGCTGCGCGATCAGATCCAAATGCTCGGGACCGTGGTCCAGCAGAACGCCGTCGTGTTCGATTCGGATGTCGACGCCGACGTGTTCGGCATCGCGTCCGACGAGCTTGAAGCCAGCGTGCACGCGTTCTTCGTGCGGTCCGGATTAATTCGCGGCGAACGTAACTGGAGTGTGGAGCGAGTCGAAGATGTGAGCGACGCGGAGTTGATCGCCGATCTGATCACTCAGGTATATTCGGAAACCACGGGGGAGAGCGCGGCCGTCTCCGATTCGACCGTCGTGACCGAGCAGCGCAATGCGATCGGTTCGACACAGACCGTGACCGCAACGGATGCTATCGCCCGTGCGCAGGCCACGAAGGAACGCAACGAACGTCAGGAGCAGACGGGACGTGCCGACCTGCTGGCTCCAATCGCGCCTGTTCCCCGTGAGGTGATCGTTCCAATCGAACCGTCGCGCAGCGCAGGGCTTGAGCAATGGCTAAGCGGATTGCGTGGAGCGGCCGTCACCATCCGTGTAGCCAGCAGAGGCGACAAGAAACAGCTTATGGACCGTGCCAACGACAATGCCAAGCAGGCGTTGGCACGCAGCAAGATGAGCCGTATCAGCGATATGGGCGCACGTTCCGATGCGATGAACGATGTGACGAAGGCTCTTGGGCTTGAACAGGCGCCGTTGCGCATTGAATGCTACGACATTTCCAACACAGTCGGCGGCGCATTCCAGGTAGCGTCCATGGTGGTGTTCGAAGACGCGATCGCGAAAAAGTCGGAGTACCGCCGTTTCGCCATCCGAGGTGCGGACGGGCAGGGCGCGTTGGATGATTTGAGCGCATTGTATGAGACGTTGACCCGTCGTTTCCGCCATGGCAACATCGCCGGCGATTCCGGGGAAAGCATGGACAACGAGCGTCGGATGGCCACGCAAAATGATAGGTCGGATGGCACGAATGGTCCTGAAACGGATGCCGTGCAGCAGAACACCAACCGTCGCCATTTCGCCTATAAGCCGAATCTGGTCGTGGTCGATGGCGGCAAACCGCAGGTGATGGCGGCGGCCAAGGCGCTTGCCGACTGCGGCGTGGACGATGTGGCCGTCTGCGGATTGGCGAAGCGTCTTGAGGAGGTTTGGGTGCCGGATGACGACTATCCGATCATCCTCAAACGTCAGTCCGAAGGCATGTATCTGCTGCAGCGGGTGCGTGACGAATCGCATCGTTTCGCCATCACCTACCATCGTCAGACCAGACGCAAAGGAGCTTTGCGTTCCGCTTTGGACGACATTCCCGGCATCGGCGAAGCCTATCAGAAACGGCTTCTCAACCATTTCGGCTCCGTACGCGCCATGCGTGAGGCGAGCGTGGAGGATTTCGAACAGGTCAAAGGCATCGGCCATGCCAAGGCCGAGAACATTTACCAGGCATTGCATTCGTCCGTTGACATTGCTTCGAAGGCGGAGGATGCCCTCCGAACAGTGAAATCGGATGGAAACAGTCCGAAAGATGAAAAGAAATAG
- the whiA gene encoding DNA-binding protein WhiA encodes MALLDDVKSELAAIDNELPIAKKAQATAMIRFGNGLHSVDHHILVQAQLDSQDAAIWLQDTIRNLYGHEATLTPVSRQTPTGVVQRFIVRVPKGSAALVLQTGLYSRYTKNMVLGLPGDIINGKIAQIKAAWRGAFLAGGHLSDPGKASYLEIVCPNHEAALALVSTARRLGITAKPRKLRSSERVTLRDPDAIERMLILMGAPHSAREWTGKRSDGEARGKANRLANFDDANMRRSAKAAAEACDKVRQAFEILGDDVPDNLKSAGQLRLDHADASLEQLGRLADPPITKDAIAGRIRRLLQLAEKTEKARRQAA; translated from the coding sequence TTGGCTCTTCTGGATGACGTCAAAAGCGAGCTGGCCGCAATCGACAACGAGTTGCCCATCGCCAAAAAGGCACAGGCGACTGCGATGATTCGATTCGGCAATGGTTTGCACTCGGTGGATCACCACATTCTCGTGCAGGCGCAGCTTGATTCCCAAGACGCGGCCATATGGCTGCAGGACACCATCAGAAATCTGTACGGCCACGAAGCCACGCTTACCCCCGTTTCCAGGCAGACGCCGACCGGCGTGGTGCAGCGCTTCATAGTCCGCGTCCCCAAGGGCAGCGCGGCTCTGGTGCTGCAGACCGGCCTGTACAGCCGTTACACCAAAAACATGGTGCTGGGTCTGCCGGGCGACATCATCAACGGCAAGATCGCCCAGATCAAGGCCGCCTGGCGTGGCGCGTTCCTCGCAGGCGGACACCTGTCCGACCCGGGCAAGGCCAGCTATCTCGAAATCGTATGTCCGAATCATGAGGCCGCGCTGGCGCTGGTCTCCACCGCGCGTCGTCTCGGCATCACCGCCAAGCCGCGTAAGCTGCGCAGCTCCGAACGTGTGACGTTGCGCGACCCCGATGCCATCGAACGCATGCTCATCCTCATGGGCGCCCCTCATTCCGCCCGCGAATGGACCGGAAAGCGTTCCGACGGAGAGGCCCGAGGCAAGGCGAACCGTCTGGCGAACTTCGATGACGCCAACATGCGCCGTAGCGCCAAGGCCGCCGCGGAAGCCTGCGATAAGGTCCGCCAGGCCTTTGAAATCCTCGGCGATGACGTTCCGGACAATCTTAAATCCGCCGGCCAGCTCCGACTCGACCATGCCGACGCGTCCCTTGAGCAGCTGGGCCGTCTCGCCGACCCGCCAATCACCAAGGACGCGATCGCCGGACGTATCCGTCGACTGCTGCAATTGGCTGAGAAAACGGAGAAGGCACGCCGTCAAGCGGCCTGA